A DNA window from Longimicrobiaceae bacterium contains the following coding sequences:
- a CDS encoding FecR domain-containing protein: MDELICRFLKGRAAPEERVRLYRWREASPENAAYHAAMLHLLEFAESAEADDQVPDSPPAAVLIRRAERRWCRALGRSGWRAGVGVWGGALAAAAVLLLMFLEVSDLLPRHRFSLGAGEFVTGPEEKATVALADGTIVRLGPESRLRLSGARGTREVFLDGQAYFAVAKMPGYPFRVRTPAGDAQVLGTRFEIRTRGEDLRLVVLEGRVALGVGGQEVEVTAGEVTRISEGTTTAPVKVPDVQPLVAWIDHFLVFQSTPLREVAAELERAYGVRVEVTDSTLAAMTLTGWYADRTFDDVFAIVCGVMQASCVVEDGVARIEPAHAPSDQSRWIQSRSLNPREGA; this comes from the coding sequence ATGGACGAACTGATCTGCCGATTTCTGAAGGGGCGAGCCGCCCCCGAGGAAAGGGTTCGGCTGTACCGCTGGCGCGAGGCGTCGCCGGAGAATGCGGCGTACCACGCGGCGATGCTGCACCTCCTGGAGTTCGCGGAGTCGGCTGAGGCCGACGATCAGGTGCCCGACTCCCCGCCTGCGGCGGTCCTGATCCGCCGCGCCGAGCGGCGCTGGTGTCGGGCGCTGGGTCGATCTGGATGGCGCGCCGGTGTGGGGGTGTGGGGGGGCGCGCTTGCGGCCGCCGCCGTTCTGCTGCTGATGTTCCTCGAGGTCTCCGACCTCCTCCCGCGCCACCGCTTCAGCCTCGGAGCGGGGGAGTTCGTCACCGGCCCGGAGGAGAAAGCCACCGTGGCGTTGGCGGACGGGACGATCGTGAGGTTGGGGCCGGAGAGCCGGCTACGACTCTCGGGGGCGCGGGGTACGCGCGAGGTCTTTCTGGACGGTCAGGCCTACTTCGCGGTCGCCAAGATGCCCGGCTACCCCTTCCGGGTACGCACGCCCGCAGGTGACGCCCAGGTGCTCGGGACCCGGTTCGAGATCCGCACCCGCGGCGAGGACCTACGTCTCGTGGTGCTCGAGGGGCGCGTCGCCCTGGGCGTCGGGGGGCAGGAGGTCGAGGTGACCGCGGGCGAGGTCACTCGAATCTCGGAGGGCACGACGACCGCCCCGGTGAAGGTCCCGGACGTCCAACCGCTGGTCGCCTGGATCGACCACTTCCTCGTCTTTCAGTCCACCCCGCTGCGCGAGGTCGCTGCCGAGCTGGAGCGCGCCTATGGCGTGCGCGTGGAGGTGACGGACAGCACCCTCGCCGCCATGACCCTCACCGGCTGGTATGCCGACCGAACCTTCGACGACGTGTTCGCGATTGTCTGCGGCGTCATGCAGGCCAGCTGTGTGGTGGAGGACGGCGTCGCCCGAATCGAACCGGCTCACGCGCCCTCCGACCAATCGAGATGGATTCAATCCCGGTCCCTGAACCCTCGGGAGGGAGCATGA
- a CDS encoding phage tail sheath C-terminal domain-containing protein, translating to MPVTLSYPGVYIEEVPSGVRTIVGVATSITAFIGRAARGRVNHPVTINNFGDFEREFGGLGIDYPMSYAVRSFFLNGGVQALVVRLYTAADGATPAAQIDANGLPLEAANPGTWGNTLRARIDTDVPSDLPWLDDFGLSDSDLFNLTVRDTRTGATETFLNLTVAESPRRVDRVLENDSQLVRTRGALPTSIPTAHADPGPTDDVWADDTMSSPVATEGSDSAPLDQAAYEGDRAAKEGLYALEKADLFNLLCIPPDTRDGDTPQAVWDLALSYCVERRAMLIVDPPASWGSAAEARDGLDTDIALTGTAARNAAIYFPRVIQADPLLNGQPATFVPCGVVAGVIARTDATRGVWKAPAGIDAALRGTQGLSVPLTDEENGMLNPRGINSLRSFPVTGRVVWGARTLRGADQLADEYKYIPVRRLALFIEESLYRGTQWVVFEPNDEPLWAQIRLNVGAFMQNLFRQGAFQGSSPREAYFVKVDKETTTQNDINLGIVNIVVGFAPLKPAEFVVIKIQQIAGQIDT from the coding sequence ATGCCCGTCACCCTTTCCTACCCGGGAGTCTACATCGAAGAGGTCCCCAGCGGTGTGCGTACCATCGTCGGGGTGGCGACCTCGATCACCGCCTTCATCGGGCGCGCCGCCCGCGGGCGGGTGAACCACCCGGTCACGATCAACAACTTCGGGGATTTCGAGCGCGAGTTCGGCGGGCTGGGGATCGACTACCCGATGAGCTACGCGGTGCGCTCGTTCTTCCTCAACGGCGGGGTGCAGGCGCTGGTGGTCCGCCTGTACACGGCGGCGGACGGGGCGACGCCCGCGGCGCAGATCGACGCCAACGGCCTCCCGCTGGAGGCGGCGAATCCCGGGACCTGGGGCAACACTCTGAGGGCCCGCATCGACACGGACGTGCCGAGCGACCTGCCCTGGCTCGACGACTTCGGCCTGAGCGACTCGGACCTGTTCAACCTCACGGTGCGCGACACCCGCACCGGCGCGACCGAGACGTTCCTCAACCTGACGGTGGCCGAGAGCCCGCGGCGGGTGGATCGGGTCCTGGAGAACGACTCCCAGCTGGTGCGGACCCGCGGAGCGCTCCCCACCAGTATCCCCACCGCGCACGCCGACCCCGGCCCCACCGACGATGTGTGGGCCGACGATACCATGAGCAGCCCGGTCGCCACCGAGGGCAGCGACAGCGCCCCTCTGGATCAGGCGGCGTACGAAGGGGATCGCGCGGCGAAGGAAGGACTGTACGCGCTGGAGAAGGCCGACCTCTTCAACCTGCTCTGCATCCCGCCGGACACGCGCGATGGTGACACACCTCAGGCCGTCTGGGACCTGGCGCTGAGCTACTGCGTCGAGCGGCGCGCGATGCTGATCGTGGACCCTCCGGCGAGCTGGGGAAGCGCAGCGGAGGCCCGCGACGGTCTGGACACGGACATCGCGCTGACCGGCACGGCCGCCCGCAACGCCGCCATCTACTTCCCGCGTGTGATCCAGGCCGACCCGCTGCTCAACGGCCAGCCGGCGACCTTCGTCCCCTGCGGCGTCGTGGCCGGCGTGATCGCGCGCACCGACGCCACGCGCGGCGTGTGGAAGGCCCCGGCCGGGATCGACGCCGCCCTGCGCGGCACCCAGGGACTCTCGGTCCCGCTGACCGACGAGGAGAACGGGATGCTGAACCCGCGCGGGATCAACTCCCTCCGCTCCTTCCCGGTGACCGGGCGCGTCGTCTGGGGCGCGCGAACTCTGCGCGGCGCTGACCAGCTCGCGGACGAATACAAGTACATCCCGGTGCGGAGGCTGGCGCTCTTCATCGAGGAGAGCCTCTACCGGGGGACCCAGTGGGTGGTGTTCGAGCCCAACGACGAACCGCTGTGGGCCCAGATCCGGCTGAACGTCGGTGCCTTCATGCAGAACCTCTTCCGGCAGGGCGCCTTCCAGGGGAGCTCACCGCGTGAGGCCTACTTCGTCAAGGTGGACAAGGAGACGACCACACAGAACGACATCAATCTGGGCATCGTGAACATCGTGGTCGGCTTCGCCCCGCTCAAACCAGCCGAGTTCGTGGTCATCAAGATCCAGCAGATCGCGGGTCAAATCGACACCTGA
- a CDS encoding sigma-70 family RNA polymerase sigma factor, whose translation MPRMTLPSRSSALRKGAERAPHTGASPAHEGVSAIPLFPRTAEMSGPSDGPSYGQPTEAALMGRVSAGDVRAFEQIVERHWRRVFLYAKHMLEYPDRANDIAQEAFARLWQHRERWESTGSVRVWLLRTARNLAISEQRKRKVQRRWASSAEALEIRRPSTPLQEVEHSELREAIRAAVQGLSPRRREVFTLFHLQNLSYREISEIIGIRPQTAANYLQAALGDLRAALRCFYPELAARDSVSSPPPEDSGARDQ comes from the coding sequence ATGCCCCGGATGACGCTGCCGAGTCGATCCTCCGCGTTGCGTAAGGGAGCCGAGAGGGCGCCGCACACTGGCGCCTCGCCCGCCCACGAGGGTGTGTCGGCGATTCCCCTCTTCCCCCGCACGGCAGAGATGAGCGGTCCATCCGACGGACCGTCTTACGGCCAGCCGACGGAGGCCGCCCTGATGGGGCGGGTGAGCGCCGGGGACGTCCGCGCCTTCGAGCAGATCGTCGAAAGGCACTGGCGCCGCGTCTTCCTCTACGCGAAGCACATGCTCGAATACCCGGACCGCGCCAACGACATCGCGCAGGAGGCCTTCGCGCGACTGTGGCAGCACCGCGAACGCTGGGAGTCCACCGGCTCGGTGCGCGTCTGGCTGCTGCGGACGGCGCGGAACCTCGCCATCAGCGAGCAGCGCAAGCGAAAGGTACAGCGGCGCTGGGCTTCCAGCGCGGAGGCGCTGGAGATTCGCAGGCCCTCGACGCCCCTGCAGGAGGTCGAGCACAGCGAATTGCGCGAGGCCATCCGGGCGGCGGTGCAGGGACTCTCCCCGCGGAGGCGGGAGGTCTTCACGCTCTTCCACCTCCAGAACCTCTCCTACCGGGAGATCTCGGAGATCATCGGCATACGGCCACAGACGGCCGCGAACTACCTGCAGGCAGCCCTCGGCGACCTGCGGGCGGCGCTGCGCTGTTTCTACCCGGAGCTCGCGGCCCGGGACTCCGTGTCCTCGCCTCCGCCCGAGGACAGCGGAGCGAGGGACCAGTAA
- a CDS encoding phage tail protein has translation MAQFTTNAQRFDPYKTFKFRIKWDGRYVAGVSKISALSRTTEVVEHREGGDPSTVRKSPGQTKYEAITLERGVTHDTEFEKWANKVWNFGAGLGSEVSLRDFRKNVVIEVYNEAGQLAIAYNVHRCWPSEYQAMPELDASANAVAIQTLKLEHEGWERDTSVTEPTEPSFTEPPE, from the coding sequence ATGGCCCAGTTCACCACCAACGCACAGCGCTTCGATCCCTACAAGACGTTCAAGTTCCGGATCAAGTGGGACGGGCGGTACGTGGCAGGCGTCAGCAAGATCAGCGCGCTCAGCCGCACCACCGAGGTCGTGGAGCACCGGGAAGGCGGCGACCCCAGCACCGTCCGCAAGTCTCCCGGACAGACCAAGTACGAGGCCATCACCCTCGAGCGGGGCGTGACGCACGACACCGAGTTCGAGAAGTGGGCGAACAAGGTCTGGAACTTCGGGGCCGGGCTCGGCTCGGAGGTCTCGCTGAGGGACTTCCGGAAGAACGTGGTCATCGAGGTCTACAACGAGGCCGGGCAGCTGGCCATCGCCTACAACGTCCATCGCTGCTGGCCATCGGAATACCAGGCCATGCCTGAGCTGGACGCCAGCGCCAACGCGGTGGCGATCCAGACGCTGAAGCTCGAGCACGAGGGGTGGGAGCGCGACACGTCGGTGACCGAGCCCACCGAGCCCAGCTTCACCGAGCCGCCGGAGTAA
- a CDS encoding TonB-dependent receptor, translating into MSLIARFGGALVAAMLTATTASAQHLGPVAVREVAGAENVPVLQRLAKLSVRDVPLDKALIRLYQSSGVPVSFSPSLLSPADRVTCECQSSTIAQALDRMLARTRFSYQEIRGQVVVLDTARRSDDALGRMSPFLTRGMLASRPPMQASLVSLSSPAVAERGSRVEGTITGVVTGTDGQPLTGAVVNVVGTPLSDLTDEQGRYTITGVPAGRQTIRAAYPGYNEATQSVTVVDDQTATADIQLSAQAVELEGLVAVGYGTARRRDVTGSIGVVDPEQLESIPHSSPDQALVGQIAGVNVTMPTGLPGSAPQIQVRGVGAVGAGNQPLFVVDGFALPQPDNQAEARLRNPLANIPAEDIESITVLKDASATAIYGSRASNGVVLITTKSGRVGPRQVRISAYAGIQNEIEWMRPKMANARQFATWQNIRYQDMVDRGVISEIPEPYRNPDAYGEGTDWFDLVSRPAYLYNVQASVSGGSQAVRSFFSAGFQQQQGIVPSTDFTRLSLRANLDSQLAPWLEAGLRLAPSYTRRNQPNVGEGRNSATGVPMLACPLASPYDEDGNLAPFIDSSEVCPGVWTFPNPRYVLENTQDERNRLSALASSYLRFDLGHGLIANTTLNAQWVQGERKYFSPSTIGGTNRPPPSVPSGAYSASNFLNWLSETTLNLTTDVGPGRLEGLAGVTFQQQNSYDATFDGDFPDDDIRTLNVASNLVGSSDEQGWSLLSYLGRVNYNLDDRFVFTGTMRLDGSSRFGAQNRWGAFPSGAVAWNFHNERFMSGLSGTIPELRLRVSYGRTGNNQIGNYSSLGVVERDDYLYGGSVAGGREVATLGNPRLGWERTNEWNVGLDLGLFDYRVRATIDAYDRRTTDLLVQRSLPTSSGFETVTDNGGTVRNRGIEIGISSQNVLTEDFSWSTDINWSLNRNKVLALPGSEPIFSGNWGGQPTHMTAVGQPLAMFIGLVQDGIYQSEEEIAAGPEDPGVIPGNVRWKDVNGDGVITAGVPPEGDYAIIGNPHPDFTFGITNSVTLGRFDLRASITGRKGGDVLRFGYYQSAMNVEGVFNVAAEYVENMWTPERPGRMPTPLGSREAIRRFHVQHSGVVASGSNLWLRNVTLRYNLPQVGGLGLADLYMTVENPLILTGFRGNPEAQSNQAAGTLTLGMENFAYPVARQLTLGVDLQF; encoded by the coding sequence ATGAGTCTGATCGCGCGTTTCGGCGGCGCCCTGGTCGCGGCGATGCTGACCGCGACGACGGCGAGCGCCCAGCACCTGGGGCCTGTCGCGGTGAGAGAAGTCGCCGGGGCGGAGAATGTCCCCGTACTGCAGCGACTGGCGAAGCTCAGCGTGAGGGACGTGCCCCTCGATAAGGCCCTGATTCGCCTCTACCAGAGCTCCGGCGTGCCGGTCTCGTTCAGCCCGAGTCTCCTCTCGCCCGCCGATCGAGTGACCTGCGAGTGCCAATCTTCCACCATCGCCCAGGCGCTGGACCGGATGCTTGCTCGGACGCGGTTCTCCTACCAGGAGATCCGCGGCCAGGTCGTAGTGCTCGACACCGCGCGCCGGTCGGATGACGCCCTTGGTCGGATGTCGCCGTTCTTGACGCGGGGGATGCTCGCCTCGCGGCCGCCGATGCAAGCCTCGCTGGTGTCTCTCTCGTCGCCTGCCGTGGCGGAGCGGGGCAGCCGGGTCGAGGGAACGATCACCGGGGTCGTCACCGGTACGGATGGGCAGCCGCTCACCGGCGCGGTGGTCAACGTGGTGGGCACGCCGCTCAGCGACCTGACGGACGAGCAGGGACGCTACACCATCACCGGCGTTCCCGCGGGCAGGCAGACGATCCGAGCTGCGTACCCCGGCTATAACGAGGCCACCCAGTCGGTCACCGTCGTGGACGACCAGACCGCGACGGCCGACATCCAGCTCTCGGCCCAGGCCGTAGAGCTGGAAGGCCTGGTGGCGGTCGGCTACGGCACGGCACGGAGGCGGGATGTGACCGGTTCCATTGGCGTCGTGGATCCGGAACAGCTCGAGTCCATCCCGCACAGCAGCCCCGACCAGGCGCTCGTCGGCCAGATCGCCGGGGTGAACGTCACGATGCCGACGGGTCTACCGGGGAGTGCGCCGCAGATCCAGGTGCGCGGGGTGGGCGCCGTCGGGGCGGGCAACCAGCCGCTCTTCGTGGTCGACGGCTTTGCGCTGCCGCAGCCGGACAATCAGGCGGAGGCGCGGCTGAGGAACCCGCTCGCCAACATCCCCGCGGAGGACATCGAGTCCATCACCGTGCTGAAGGACGCCTCAGCCACCGCCATCTACGGTTCGCGCGCCTCCAACGGCGTGGTGCTCATCACCACGAAGAGCGGGCGCGTCGGACCGCGCCAAGTCCGAATCTCCGCCTACGCCGGCATACAGAACGAGATCGAATGGATGCGGCCGAAGATGGCGAATGCCCGCCAGTTCGCCACCTGGCAGAACATCCGATATCAGGACATGGTCGATCGCGGGGTGATCAGCGAGATTCCCGAACCCTACCGCAACCCCGACGCCTACGGGGAGGGCACGGACTGGTTCGACCTCGTGAGCCGGCCGGCCTACCTCTACAACGTACAGGCTTCAGTGAGCGGCGGGAGCCAGGCGGTCCGCTCGTTCTTCTCCGCTGGGTTCCAGCAGCAGCAGGGGATCGTACCGAGCACGGACTTCACCCGGCTCAGCCTGCGCGCCAACCTGGATTCACAGCTCGCTCCCTGGCTCGAGGCCGGACTGCGCCTGGCCCCGAGTTACACGCGGCGCAATCAGCCCAATGTGGGGGAGGGTCGCAACAGCGCGACGGGAGTCCCGATGCTGGCCTGCCCGCTCGCCAGCCCGTACGACGAAGATGGCAACCTAGCCCCATTCATCGACTCCTCAGAGGTCTGTCCCGGCGTCTGGACCTTCCCGAATCCGCGCTACGTCCTCGAAAACACGCAGGACGAGCGGAACCGCCTGAGTGCCCTGGCCTCGTCGTACCTGAGGTTCGACCTCGGGCACGGACTCATTGCCAACACCACGCTGAACGCGCAGTGGGTGCAGGGCGAGCGGAAGTACTTCTCACCCTCCACCATCGGCGGCACCAACCGGCCACCGCCCTCCGTTCCGTCCGGTGCCTACTCCGCCAGCAACTTCCTGAACTGGCTCAGCGAGACGACCCTGAACCTCACGACCGACGTCGGTCCGGGGCGGCTCGAAGGACTGGCCGGCGTCACCTTCCAGCAGCAGAACAGCTACGACGCCACCTTCGACGGCGACTTTCCGGACGACGACATCCGGACGCTCAATGTGGCCTCCAACCTTGTCGGCTCGAGCGACGAGCAGGGCTGGTCGCTGCTGTCCTACCTCGGTCGTGTGAATTACAACCTGGACGACCGATTCGTCTTCACGGGCACCATGCGACTCGACGGCTCCTCCCGTTTCGGCGCGCAGAACCGCTGGGGCGCTTTCCCGTCGGGTGCGGTCGCGTGGAACTTCCACAACGAGCGGTTCATGTCGGGTCTGAGTGGGACCATTCCCGAACTGCGGCTGCGCGTCTCCTACGGCCGGACAGGCAACAACCAGATAGGCAACTACTCGAGTCTCGGTGTGGTGGAGCGCGATGACTACCTGTATGGCGGCTCTGTGGCGGGCGGGAGAGAAGTCGCTACTCTGGGCAATCCGCGGCTCGGTTGGGAGCGGACGAATGAGTGGAACGTCGGCCTCGATCTGGGCCTCTTTGACTACCGTGTGCGGGCCACGATCGACGCCTACGACCGTCGGACCACCGATCTGCTGGTGCAGCGCTCTCTGCCAACGAGCTCCGGGTTCGAGACTGTCACCGACAACGGTGGGACAGTACGCAACCGCGGCATAGAGATCGGCATCTCCAGCCAGAACGTGCTGACGGAAGACTTCTCCTGGTCGACCGACATCAACTGGTCGCTGAACCGTAACAAGGTCCTCGCGCTGCCAGGCAGCGAACCGATCTTCTCGGGCAACTGGGGCGGCCAGCCCACCCACATGACGGCGGTCGGCCAGCCGCTGGCGATGTTCATTGGCCTGGTACAGGACGGCATCTACCAGAGCGAGGAGGAGATCGCCGCGGGGCCGGAGGATCCCGGCGTGATCCCCGGCAACGTGCGCTGGAAGGATGTAAACGGCGACGGCGTCATCACCGCGGGCGTGCCGCCGGAGGGTGACTACGCCATCATCGGTAATCCGCACCCCGATTTCACCTTCGGAATCACCAACTCGGTGACTCTGGGCCGCTTCGACCTCCGGGCCAGCATCACCGGCAGGAAGGGGGGCGACGTACTGCGCTTTGGCTACTACCAGTCGGCGATGAACGTCGAGGGTGTGTTCAACGTCGCGGCGGAGTACGTGGAGAACATGTGGACCCCGGAGCGGCCGGGCAGGATGCCAACGCCGCTCGGTAGCCGCGAGGCGATCCGCCGCTTCCACGTGCAGCACAGCGGCGTCGTGGCTTCGGGCTCGAACCTCTGGCTCCGGAACGTGACGCTGCGCTACAACCTGCCCCAGGTCGGCGGGCTGGGACTGGCGGACCTCTACATGACCGTCGAGAACCCGCTCATCCTCACCGGATTTCGCGGCAACCCCGAGGCGCAGAGTAACCAGGCGGCGGGGACGCTGACGCTGGGCATGGAGAACTTCGCCTATCCGGTCGCTCGACAGCTGACGCTCGGCGTGGATCTCCAGTTCTAG
- a CDS encoding DUF4255 domain-containing protein, which produces MSNALAIAAVTRTLRNLLNNVAATDFSSLPTDTRPTAEIQITTLPLDRVRNGDGDNSRNQINLFLYHAEPSAAYRNMDLPQRVRPGETGQPALALNLYYMLTAYGQGDSELIAHVLLGTAMRILHDHPVLSRAEIRSALPQAELDTQFENLRITPQPVSLDEVSKLWTGFQSEYRLSAAYQVSVVLIESTRSSISPLPVLRRGADDRGPVAIAAPGPTLLEVRDIFDPTLPSRPALGKPAAELGDTLVLTGTSFGSDPLTARFRHARLDEPREVIPAERTDTEVSVTLPAASDPGVPAAWPAGVYTVELVVSRPDVPSWTTNRLPFALGPTIDSIAPTSQPVGAQPFDLTLTCRPQVLPEQRAALLLAGREILPSSVTTPADPDAATTLVFSVSGIAEGTHVVRLRVDGADSIPIDFTAALPQFDAAQTLTITP; this is translated from the coding sequence ATGAGCAACGCGCTCGCCATCGCCGCCGTGACCCGCACCCTGCGGAACCTGCTGAACAACGTCGCAGCAACGGATTTCTCGTCGCTGCCCACGGACACGCGTCCCACGGCGGAGATCCAGATCACCACGCTACCGCTGGATCGCGTGCGCAACGGGGACGGCGACAACTCGCGAAACCAGATCAACCTGTTTCTCTACCACGCGGAGCCGAGCGCTGCCTACCGCAACATGGACCTGCCGCAGCGGGTCCGCCCGGGGGAGACGGGGCAGCCCGCGCTGGCGCTCAACCTGTACTACATGCTCACCGCCTACGGGCAGGGTGATAGCGAGCTGATCGCCCACGTGCTCCTGGGTACCGCGATGCGGATCCTGCACGACCACCCGGTCCTGAGCAGGGCCGAGATCCGCAGCGCCTTGCCTCAGGCGGAGCTGGACACCCAGTTCGAGAACCTGCGCATCACCCCGCAGCCGGTGTCGCTGGACGAGGTCTCCAAACTGTGGACCGGGTTCCAGTCCGAATACAGGCTGTCGGCCGCCTACCAGGTGTCGGTCGTGTTGATCGAGAGCACGCGGTCGTCCATCTCGCCGTTGCCGGTGCTCAGACGGGGCGCGGACGACCGGGGGCCGGTGGCCATTGCCGCTCCCGGTCCCACCCTGCTCGAGGTGCGGGACATCTTCGATCCCACGCTGCCGAGCCGCCCGGCCCTCGGGAAGCCCGCCGCCGAGCTGGGTGATACGCTGGTGCTCACCGGGACGAGCTTCGGGAGCGACCCGCTGACGGCGCGCTTCCGCCACGCTCGCCTGGACGAGCCGCGGGAGGTCATCCCCGCCGAGCGCACCGACACCGAGGTGTCGGTGACACTCCCCGCCGCGTCCGATCCCGGCGTGCCCGCGGCGTGGCCGGCGGGAGTGTACACCGTCGAGCTGGTGGTGAGTCGCCCGGACGTACCATCCTGGACGACCAACCGGCTCCCCTTCGCGTTGGGACCGACGATCGATTCCATCGCACCGACCAGCCAGCCAGTCGGGGCCCAGCCGTTCGACCTCACCCTGACCTGCCGGCCGCAGGTGCTCCCCGAGCAGCGTGCTGCCCTCCTCCTGGCCGGACGGGAGATCCTGCCGAGCAGCGTCACCACACCCGCCGATCCGGACGCCGCCACTACCCTCGTGTTCTCCGTGAGCGGCATCGCCGAGGGCACGCACGTCGTGCGTCTGCGGGTGGACGGGGCCGACAGCATTCCGATCGACTTCACCGCCGCGCTGCCGCAGTTCGACGCGGCCCAGACGCTGACGATCACGCCATGA